The Vibrio nitrifigilis genome window below encodes:
- a CDS encoding glucosaminidase domain-containing protein, with protein MLRFLVIAAVLVMASCSYYYVNTDNERLGIAPQQYEQLPRPPEFSKIKNITARKKAFFKYMRKGVTAENTRVSKERGFLLALKEKYQTDSVTPRDLVNAKLLGELYNVKLAKNALTKDWLKQMLLRVDVLPEALVLTQAANESAWGTSRFARQANNYFGQWCYSKGCGLVPRDRADGMTHEVAKFSSVSESIHRYFMNVNRNRAYKALRQIRAQLRTKGESVTTTFAAIQLVKGLNKYSERGEEYVQDIQAMIDHNQEYWLE; from the coding sequence ATGCTTAGATTTTTAGTGATTGCTGCTGTGCTCGTGATGGCAAGTTGCAGCTACTACTATGTCAATACAGATAATGAACGGTTGGGTATCGCGCCGCAGCAATACGAACAGTTGCCGCGGCCTCCTGAGTTCTCAAAGATCAAGAATATTACCGCTCGCAAGAAAGCCTTTTTTAAGTACATGCGTAAAGGTGTGACTGCTGAGAATACTCGCGTGAGCAAAGAAAGAGGCTTTCTCCTAGCTTTAAAAGAAAAATATCAAACCGATTCCGTAACTCCACGCGATCTTGTGAACGCGAAGTTATTGGGTGAATTGTACAATGTGAAGTTAGCGAAGAACGCGTTAACCAAGGATTGGTTAAAGCAAATGTTGCTACGTGTTGATGTCTTACCTGAAGCATTAGTACTGACGCAAGCCGCTAACGAATCAGCTTGGGGCACCTCGCGATTTGCGCGTCAGGCAAATAACTACTTTGGCCAGTGGTGTTATAGTAAAGGATGTGGCTTGGTTCCACGCGATAGAGCGGATGGTATGACGCATGAAGTAGCCAAATTTTCTTCGGTATCCGAATCTATCCACCGTTACTTTATGAATGTAAACCGCAATCGCGCTTATAAGGCACTTCGACAGATTCGAGCTCAGTTACGTACCAAAGGTGAAAGTGTAACGACCACTTTTGCAGCTATTCAATTGGTTAAAGGGCTCAATAAATATTCAGAGCGTGGAGAAGAATACGTTCAGGACATTCAAGCGATGATCGATCACAATCAGGAATATTGGCTTGAATAA
- a CDS encoding DUF2189 domain-containing protein, whose amino-acid sequence MSNEIEKDFNLGGSIETALSGKYELSVTKVFKEAWDHTIKHFFSFTPAIIILAILQVVIFFIALNMQVTDATTVFENFAKNGTLPDGFVRALYVANFSYEVVTAPFFAGVCLMAMSHSAGLKTKTRQMTSGLQFTISVIIATLVSLLLQGVANLLLPPIALYLSLAFSNAVLLICEKRMRPLNALMLSLRAVNRKLLPLAIIYLVIMGLFVAALMFYGIGLLLVLPFFFHVKGIIYRNMFGIRLKIVATNHNNNDDSGDDNQSQVFNA is encoded by the coding sequence ATGAGTAACGAGATAGAAAAAGATTTTAATTTGGGAGGCAGTATCGAGACTGCACTTTCTGGAAAATATGAATTAAGTGTCACAAAGGTATTTAAAGAAGCATGGGATCACACCATCAAACACTTCTTTTCTTTTACTCCCGCTATTATTATTTTAGCGATACTGCAAGTTGTCATTTTCTTTATTGCTCTGAATATGCAGGTGACTGACGCAACTACCGTGTTTGAAAACTTTGCTAAAAACGGTACATTGCCTGATGGATTTGTTCGCGCTTTGTATGTCGCTAATTTCAGCTATGAGGTTGTTACTGCACCGTTTTTTGCCGGTGTTTGTTTAATGGCCATGAGCCATTCAGCTGGTTTGAAAACAAAAACGCGTCAAATGACGAGCGGCTTACAGTTTACTATCTCAGTTATCATTGCAACCCTTGTTAGTCTACTATTACAAGGGGTAGCGAATTTATTATTGCCACCCATTGCGTTGTATTTGTCCTTAGCGTTTAGTAATGCGGTGTTGTTAATTTGTGAAAAACGCATGAGACCACTGAATGCACTTATGTTATCGTTGAGGGCAGTCAATAGAAAACTGTTACCATTAGCGATTATCTATCTAGTTATCATGGGGTTATTTGTTGCAGCATTAATGTTTTATGGAATAGGACTATTACTGGTATTGCCGTTTTTCTTTCATGTGAAAGGGATTATCTATCGTAATATGTTTGGTATTCGCCTAAAAATTGTCGCGACAAACCACAATAACAATGATGACAGTGGTGACGATAACCAAAGTCAGGTGTTTAATGCTTAG
- the potA gene encoding spermidine/putrescine ABC transporter ATP-binding protein PotA, whose product MGEKQKLNKQHSVEQPVVRLTGVSKSFDGKEIISNLHLDVNHGEFLTILGPSGCGKTTVLRMIAGFENVDSGQVILDSHDVTHTPAEQRYVNTVFQSYALFPHMTVFDNVAFGLRMQKVPAADIQPRVLEALKMVRLEEMAQRKPSQLSGGQQQRVAIARAVVNKPKVLLLDESLSALDYKLRKQMQGELKRLQRRLGITFIFVTHDQEEALSMSDRIIVMRDGVVEQDGSPREIYEEPKNLFVARFIGEINVFPAVAKSRIDDKRILVDINGVESTVYHKETIAQAQKLQVLLRPEDLRLEEISDTENEGIIGYVRDRTYKGMTLESLIELDSGDTVMVSEFFNEDDPDVDHKIGQKVAITWVESWEVVLDDQSQI is encoded by the coding sequence GTGGGAGAAAAACAGAAGTTGAACAAACAACATTCCGTTGAGCAACCAGTTGTCAGATTAACTGGTGTGAGCAAAAGTTTTGATGGTAAAGAAATCATTTCAAACCTTCATTTAGACGTAAACCATGGCGAATTCTTAACCATTCTCGGTCCTTCTGGCTGTGGTAAAACCACGGTACTTCGCATGATTGCGGGGTTCGAAAACGTCGATTCCGGTCAAGTCATTCTCGATTCGCATGATGTGACACATACCCCTGCAGAGCAGCGTTATGTGAACACCGTATTCCAAAGTTACGCACTGTTTCCCCATATGACAGTGTTTGACAACGTTGCATTTGGCTTAAGAATGCAAAAAGTGCCCGCCGCAGATATTCAACCTCGGGTTCTAGAAGCATTAAAAATGGTCCGTTTGGAAGAAATGGCGCAACGTAAACCTAGTCAACTTTCTGGTGGTCAACAGCAACGCGTCGCCATTGCGCGTGCTGTAGTAAATAAACCGAAAGTATTGCTGCTAGATGAATCACTATCCGCACTGGATTATAAATTACGTAAACAAATGCAAGGTGAACTTAAGCGTTTGCAACGTCGCTTGGGTATCACCTTTATCTTCGTAACACACGATCAAGAAGAAGCGCTTTCAATGTCTGATCGTATTATTGTGATGCGCGATGGCGTCGTCGAACAAGATGGCTCCCCGCGTGAAATTTATGAAGAACCTAAAAACCTATTTGTCGCCCGCTTCATTGGGGAAATTAACGTGTTCCCTGCTGTTGCTAAATCACGCATCGATGACAAGCGTATTCTAGTGGACATTAATGGTGTTGAGAGCACCGTTTACCACAAAGAAACGATTGCGCAGGCTCAAAAGCTACAAGTGTTACTTCGCCCGGAAGATTTACGCCTAGAAGAAATATCTGATACAGAAAATGAAGGCATCATCGGCTACGTTCGTGACCGCACATACAAAGGCATGACTTTGGAATCTTTAATAGAGTTGGATTCAGGTGACACGGTTATGGTTAGTGAATTCTTTAATGAAGATGACCCAGATGTAGACCATAAAATCGGCCAGAAAGTGGCGATCACTTGGGTTGAAAGTTGGGAGGTCGTACTCGATGACCAGTCGCAAATTTAA